A window of Ciconia boyciana chromosome 9, ASM3463844v1, whole genome shotgun sequence genomic DNA:
ATTGCTGTTGTACACAAGCATGAGAGATGAGGAGGGAGGTGGAACTGATGTATTAAGCAAagctgtgtgtgtatatatgtgtaaaaTTGTAccatcttcctctttcttttcagcGGCTCACAGGGAGTCCAGTTTTGATGTAATTCTCTCTGGTGTGGTACCAGGCAgtacagcacagcacagtgcGGAGGTACTGGCAGAAATAGCTCGGATACTTAAGCCAGGGGCCCGTGTCCTCCTGAAAGAACCAGTGGTTACAGAATCAGGTGAGAGAATCTGCATCAGCCTTGCTTTCATGGCAACGTAGCAATTCTTGTGAGGATTaggctgaaatggaaaagacagGAACCCTGACTGACATTCAGAGATTTTCATTCTCCTGACACAGTAACCTCAATAGCAAGGTTTTTATCCTGTGTTTCAGCTGGTAGCCATCAGAGATGTTTGCAATCACTCTCCTATCAAAAGTGCTGGATAGGCTTGTTCCTAAACTACGTTGAAAAGCTCAGTGGACACTGCTCTTCTAGGGCATGTAATGTTAAATAGTTGCAGATGTTGTGTTTCTGAGGAGCTTctgaagtgattttaaaaacaggtgaCAAATGCCAAGAGAAGCTGTCCCAGAAGCCAGCTGAGAAACAGTTATCCAGAAAAGGTAGAAGTGTTTGGACTAAGTTTTAAGAGTAAAGCCAGAGCACCTGCCATGGTACAGCTGGCAGAACACACAAGGAGGTGAACACAAGATTATTTCTCTGTCTTATACTTGACCTACATTCAAACCTTGCTGGCATAGGGAGCTGGTTCAGGATGGAATTGTGAAATAATACACCATCTGATAAGAACAGAAGTATCTATGCTGATGGTGTTTCTGTTGGCACAATCTACAGTGCTGAAAATGGTGATGTAAGTGACAGCAGAAATGCCTTCTTCACGTTCGGAAGATTTGCCAATGCTTTGAAGCTGGCAGTGGCTCTGTGGTGCAGGAGGGAACACTTctgagacagaagaaagaacatgTAAAGTCCGGAGTAGatgagggttttgttttttttttccaaagtcacaTCTGACAGGCTGGAATTCGGTGGACTTGGAATAAAGTTCAAGTGGGACTAGTGAGAGAGCGTGAGTGGATTCTGTTCAGCACAATCCTGTGCCCAAGTGAAGAAGCCTGTAATGAGTTTTTGATTAAACAGTGATTGTAATAGCTTTTGCCTACGAGAACAAGGCTCTTGATTGTTATGTTTCTGaatgtaattttcatttagGAGTCCATGTTTTGAAAACTTCATGAGTTGTTCACTTTCAtatgtgaaaatgttttgggggattttgttgtttgggttttggggtggtttttttttccctttttttggtgGGTGTAATTTGGGTTGAGGAAGATTTTGGCATATATAGAAAAGATCTGGAACTAGAACAGTTTTGTGACCCCAGACTGTTATTTTAATGAACAAGCTGCTTATACTCTTTCTGGTTTGTTCCTGCTGTCAACTAGAAAGGGCCTAATTTTAAAGCAGAGCTTTGGCTTGAGTACTTCCTTCTAAAGCTCTTGCTCTTCCAGGTTTCTCAGTGACCTCTCTTcttgctcttccctcctcctacTTCCTGCTTTTGTGTCTTCCAGGAAAGAACAGCACAATCAAGACAGCAGTGAAACTCCTGACAGCTCTGACTCTCTCTGGGTTGGTGGAAGTGAAGGAGGTATGTATGTACTAACCGCTTCCAGAAACTCCCTCGTGCAGTTACCTTGAAATGTAGATGGCGATTCCTGGGGACTTGCTGGGTGACAAGGTGTTTAGCTACTCTGGTTTACTGTAAATGTGCATGGACACTGCCTGCCACAAACTGTAGTTACTGCAAAGGTAGTGTTTTTCTGTAGGATTGAAAATACTGATTGTCTGTGTTCACTGGAAAGCTGGACTGGGTGCTGAAATAAGGGGCTCTGCATGAGGTTAACCTAATATCTTACATTGCAGCTGCAAAAGGAAGCATTGACCCCAGAGGAGGCCCAGTCTGTCCGAGAGCATTTGGGTTACCAAGGCAATGACCTTCTCATTGTTCAGATGGAAGGCAGGAAGCCCAGTTTCGAAGTGGGATCCTCAAGTCAGCTCAAACTTTCCTTTGCCAAGAAACCCGGTCCTTCAGGTAAGGAGTGGTGTGTGCTAAATGTCTGGATTCCCTGCCTCTTGGGTGACAAGCATCCCTTCGAATAGGGCAACAGCTCCGGGGTAGGGAGTACTACAGTAAAAACCTGTGAAGTGGGGCTTTCCAAAGCTGTTTGAACTCTGTTTGTTGGGAGTAGATGGGGCAAAGGCTGGAGTAACTactatttcttcctttgttctGGCTCCAGGAAAACCCTCTGTGGACCCAGCCACTGCCAAGCTGTGGACACTCTCTGCCAATGATATGAATGATGAAGAGATGGTATCTGGTCTTGTTTGTGGGGCTTTGCTGTtgttccttctctctcctcttctttcctatTGTAAATAGTTTCAGTCATGCCTCTTGGGAAGCTTTACAACTTAAGAGGTAGAAAAGTATCCCCAGGGCAAAATATCTCATCTGCTATGTGAGGTCTTGAGAGCCCAGAGGTGTGGTGAGGGTGGAGAGGAGACATGGATTAGAGGGCCTAGCTGCAGCACTTTAATGCTAGTGCTACAGATAGCACCATTTATTTGAACAAACACAGCAATGTCATTCCCTACTGACAAATCAGTTTCCTGCATCTTATTTTCCATGGTATGTTTTCAGGATCTTTTGGACTCTGATGAGCTGTTGGATTCAGAGGATTTGAGAAAGCCAGATCCATCATTCCTCAGAGCTCCATCCTGCAAAGAAATGGGCAAAAAGAAAGCCTGCAAGAACTGGTCAGTGCTGGGGTTAGCATGTCGGTGAACCTTTTAACTGTAACTTTAAACCCTTAGAGTTggatggattttaaaaagattgTAGACactttgctgttcttcagagCATAGTTCTCTTGGTTCATGTCCTTTCTTATCTTAACTATTTGAGTGTAAATCCAAATACAATGAGAATTGACTAGGCACACCAAAACTGCTACAAATTACCACAATACAATAAAACCacacaaaccacaaaactgTTGATACAATCAACAGTCTTCTTGAAGGTGGCTACAGTTTGTCCAGCCTTGGCTAAAACCCTGGTTTCTCAGATTTCAAGGAGAAATAGCACACATAGCAAGTGATGTAGCGTCATTTCCCACTCAGTTTAAACTTGAGGAGTGTGTTTCAACACTTGTTACACAAACCATggtattgaagaaaaaagttaagagTGTGAGAGTCCCAGAGTCAGCTGTGTTGTGTGACAGAGCGAGGGCTGTTGTGTGTGAGTAGGGCTGGAACAAGTGTTGGTGACTCACAACCTTTAAGCAGAAGGATGCAGgtgacttctttatttttctacagcACATGTGGTCTGGCTGAAGAGCTGGAACAGGAGAAGACCTCACAGCCCAAATCTGCCTGTGGAAATGTAAAtagctatttttgtttctatacTGTGGTTTGCAATACATTATTTGTATCTAAGAACTGTGTTCTCTCGTGAATGCTCCCTGACTTACTGCTTCCAAACAGTGCTTGTGCAGCTTCTGCAGAGCTTCATCCTGTTGCCCTGTGCCCACATGCTCCGTACCAGTGCGTGCTGTCTATTCCAGCGCAAGTAGGAGTATCTGCCGCCCCTGTAGGAGTCAGAGTGAACAGCAAACCCTTACCTCCCTGCTTATGTGCTAACTAGTGATCTGCTCACGGAAGATCACCTTGTGTGGAAGCACAGGGGGACCTGGTTGTGGTTAGGGGGCTACCCAAGCCCAGCATGCAGCCATGCCCAAGCACACTGGCTGAGCTGGAAACTCATTTCTTCCATGTGAGCACAGTGCCCTGCACACCTCTACTAACCACGCTAACGAGACATGTGTTGAGAGGGGGTAGAAGGGAAGCGGTTTCTGTGCTGATACATGCTGAGGAGCATGTAATCTCttaagctggaaaaaatgtgtcACAGGGGGAGAGAACTGAAAGTTGCCCCTGATTACAGAaggtgcttttctttctcttgccaGTGCTACCTGGGGGATGCGTTCCGGTGTGCTAGCTGCCCTTACCTGGGGATGCCTGCCTTCAAGCCCGGGGAGAAGATTCTCCTGAAAGAGAACCAGCTGCATGATGCCTAACAAAGACATCTCTGGATATCCTGCGAAGGactcctctgcttttccatcagTATGAGGTTCTTCCTGCAGTCTTCCTCAGCCTCTCAAACTCATGCTCTCCAGCCAGTGCTCCTTGTGGGGAGGGACACTGTGGGCACTGACACTGCTGTGAGCTCATCACTTGTAATCAACCTTGGGCTACCTGATAATCTTTGGTGACAAGTGGTCTTGTGTATTAGACTTGATGTTATGCCTTGTTTTAGCTGGCTTGACTTGATACTAGGATGCTGGCCATCACAGCATGTCCCACCAGGAGAGGGAAGTAGAATCAAGTGTCAGGTTGACCTCACGTGCTTGTGGCAGGACCTGTACTTCCCCATGTCCATGTCGTACAGCTCTAATTTGCCCTGATTTTCCCTGATGAATCAGCAGCTCTGGCTGAGTTCTCAAGGTGACACTGGGCTCCTGCTGTCTCTGAAATTTGAACCTGCAGTTCCTTATCACGTGAAGGTggctcagcagctcctgttGCAAGTCAGGAGCAGTGAGTACACTTAGCAGTATGTACTCTTAGCAGCATACGTGAACTCCGTGGTAGTGGAACTGGCAGGCATGATGAATTTCCAAGTGTTTTGGGAACCTGCTGATGATATCCCTGACCTATTTTCATCAAAATGACAAAGATTCAGTCCCACTGAGAAAAATTCTGCCCTTAAGGCAGGGAGCAAATTAAACAAGATCTGTCTTGTCCTTCCACACCTTTCTGTCCATTATGAACTGATAACACAAGGGGAATCTGAGACCGTTGCCTCTCTTGGTGGTTACCAAGTGAGTTACCTGCAGTGTCCAATAAGTAAGAACATAACAATAACTTAATTTCTAGATGATTTGTGGTCACCGTCTGCTTCCGCTCCACGAGATACTGACTACTCTTTGTTTATTTGCGTAATTACTGCTAGTGAAGCATCCGCACAGATGCGGGATGAGGGAGCTGTTCATGTTCTGTGCCAGGGTTGCTTCTCACCTacggagggagaggaggaaaacccAAAGCCAGTGCCTCAATGGGGATTGCTTTGTTTAGAGCTCTTGCTCTACAGGATGTGACTGCTTGTTGTTGTGCTACCCGAGTTACACAGTAAACTCACGGAGAGAGCTGGGATGAAAGGCTGTTCTGTTCTTGAAATAAAGTGACCAATAGTAAAACGTTTGTTTTAAGACTGGTATTAGTGCCGTTCTAAGCATGTCGCTCCTTTTACTCAGCCTCTCAGTGATTTCTGGAACCATTTAAATGTTGGGTTGCATCTTGGAGTCCTTCATAAATTGTTCCACTGAAAACATGACTCGAATACGTGATGCCCACTGGAAAGGACAGAATCAAGCTGCCTAGATTAACTCTTTTTATTCAGTCTAGATTTCAGAAAGAGGCTTTCTCCTGGTTGACCAAGGCAGCttgcagggagagaagggagggagtCCTTGAGGTGTCCAAAGCACCCTCTGTGGATCAAGGGGCAGGTGCTGTGGTGTGAGCTGTGTAGTACTCAGTACTTACCTGGTAGCCAGAGGGGAATATGAGGGACTGGCGGCAACAGAGACCTCCAAGAGCTTGTATGTAGAGGGACAGCTGCCCTCCAGCAAGGCTTTCGCAGACCCCTTCCTCAAGCTCCTCCTCTGATCTGATACAGAGTCCCTGCCTCCATCATCAGCAAGAACAACTCCCAAGGAGACACAAATCTTGTGATAAACCTCCTGTCCAACAAACCTGTTAGCACTCCCATCTTGTGATCTAAAGAAATGGGTAAAAGCCTCTGCACATCTATGACCTTTTGGggttttattgcctttttttcagcCTAACTGGTAGCGGAAGATCAGATCTCTGCATGTCTCCATGTGAAAAGTCCCTAATAAAGGCAGCCCTTAACCTgaactctgctttcctttcaggAGTAAATaagagaagagagggaggaggtagcagcagaagcttttgttttacagtgatTCACTGAACTGGCATTTAAACAAGCTGGAAACACTTTCAAATACTGCTGAGTTCAGTTAATGATGGTTAAGGCTGTATAATCTCATTCTCTTTAAATAGTGTTACTCACTCTTGCTGTGAGAGGCCCTCAAAGGGTGACAGTTTTGGCAGTGGAGCATCAGCTGGGTGGGAATATGCTCCTAACAGACTGCTTGTGAGGAGTATTTATCCTTTTAGCCCCCTTTCCTTGTCTGCTACAGCCTCCAGccaccctgcctgcctcctcctcctccttccaccccCAGTCCTTATGTCTGGCCAT
This region includes:
- the CIAPIN1 gene encoding anamorsin isoform X1 → MGEYGVTPGQRVAIVWDSSSPVEALKDLVDRIQALVGAGNCVSVENINQLSHSAHRESSFDVILSGVVPGSTAQHSAEVLAEIARILKPGARVLLKEPVVTESGKNSTIKTAVKLLTALTLSGLVEVKELQKEALTPEEAQSVREHLGYQGNDLLIVQMEGRKPSFEVGSSSQLKLSFAKKPGPSGKPSVDPATAKLWTLSANDMNDEEMDLLDSDELLDSEDLRKPDPSFLRAPSCKEMGKKKACKNCTCGLAEELEQEKTSQPKSACGNCYLGDAFRCASCPYLGMPAFKPGEKILLKENQLHDA
- the CIAPIN1 gene encoding anamorsin isoform X2; this encodes MGEYGVTPGQRVAIVWDSSSPVEALKDLVDRIQALVGAAAHRESSFDVILSGVVPGSTAQHSAEVLAEIARILKPGARVLLKEPVVTESGKNSTIKTAVKLLTALTLSGLVEVKELQKEALTPEEAQSVREHLGYQGNDLLIVQMEGRKPSFEVGSSSQLKLSFAKKPGPSGKPSVDPATAKLWTLSANDMNDEEMDLLDSDELLDSEDLRKPDPSFLRAPSCKEMGKKKACKNCTCGLAEELEQEKTSQPKSACGNCYLGDAFRCASCPYLGMPAFKPGEKILLKENQLHDA